In Hyalangium gracile, the genomic stretch CTCGTCCTGGGCGTGGGGCTGGGGCGCTCGGCGATGCGGACCTGGCGCCAGGCGGCGCGCGAGGACCTGGCACTGGTGCTCGCCCTGCTCGCGGGCCTGGCGGCCTTCTTCGTCCAGGGGCTCGTCGGCTTCACCGTCACCGCGACCGGGGCCCTCTTCTTCACCTTCGCTGGCGTGCTCTCGGGGCTGGAGCCTCCTGGCGCGGAGGAGCAGACCTCCGTCTCCGTGGCGCCCGCCCCGTGGAGCTCAGCCGCCCTCGCGCTCGCGGTGTTCGCGTACAACTTCCTCGGAGGCCCCTGGAGCCGGAGGGAGACAGGGCCCGGTCCCTTCCCCGCGCTGCTCGTCCTGGTCGGCGTCATGGCCTGGATGCTCTTCGGCGTCCTGCGCGCGGCGCCGCCTCTCACCCACAGCACGGCGGCGTTCCCTCTGTCCCCATCGCGTCACCGTTGGATTCACGTGTCGGCGTGGGCGGTGGCCCTGGGAGCCGTATACCTCCTGGTGCTCCGCCCGTACCGGGCCAGCCTGGCTGCTCATGAGGGAGACCTCCTGCTGCCTGGTGCTCCAGAGCAGGCCGTGGCCGCCTACCAGCGGGCCGTGGCGTTGGACTCGCAGCGAGACCTCTACTTCGTGCGGCTGGGCACCGCGCTCCAGCACGCCGCCGTGCGCGCGAGCAACCCGACCGAGCGCACGCGGTTGCTCTCCCGCGCGCTGGAGTCCTTCCAGCGTGCCGTCTCGCTCGTGCCCGCGGATGCACGACACCGGTCGGACCTCGGAGCCATGCTCACCGAGTTCGCGGCGCTGAAGCTGGCAACCCCTGCCCAGGCCTATGCCGCGTTCGACGAGGCGCTGGCGAGAGACCCTCACGACGCCACCCTCCACGTCCGCGCCGCCAACGCCGCGCTGCGCCTGGGAGACTTGCCCACCGCCCGGCGCCATGCGTCGCGCGCGGCCGAGCTCTACCCCCGCTTCGGGCCTCCGCGCGCCCAGCTCGGCTACCTCGCGCTCACCGAGGGACAGGCCGAGGAAGCCACCCGGCTCCTGCGCGAGGCGCTCGAGGGTGACTGGCATGGCGACACGGCGGCCTGGGTCGCGGCGTCCGGCAACCTCGCCACGGCCCTGCTGGCGCTGGGACGCACCGAGGAGGCGCGTCAGGCGGCCTCGGCCACGGTGGTGGAGGCTCCCGAGAGCGTGGACGCCCGCCTCGTGCTCGGTCGGGTCCTCGAGCAGGTTGGAGCGCGGGAAGAGGCCCTCGAACAGTACCAGCGGATCCTCGCCCTCCAGCCGGAGCACGCCTCGGCTCGCGAGGCCCTGCGCAGGCTCGGCGTCAGTTCGGACCCACCCTGAAACACACAGGGGACCCGCGCCCGCACCCGCGTCCAGTCAGCCCGCCTGTCGGGCGCGTTCGGTGCGAACTGGTCTGCTTGTCATACCAGTTCGCGACCGGTCCGCCGACAAGCCCCCCTGGTCCGCCTCGAGACACCCTGTCCTACAGGTAGACGGGTTCGGCCAGAGGGTTCCGTGGCCTTGCGCCCCTGTCACCCAGCAGGCTGTCAGGGGCCCTGCATGCCTCTCCGTTTCGGCTACGCTCCGGGCGACTACGGAGGATCGTCAGAATGAGTCCGCTCAGTCCACGCATGCTGCTGTTGCTGGTGTTCACCTGGGGAATGGGCGTCCTGGCCGCGGAGGCGCCTGCTCCCGCGAAGCCAGCACCCACCCCTTCCGCGATCGACGATGTCGTCGCGAAGCTCCGCAAGGCAGGGAAGAACACCACCGCCACCCGCCTCGTCGCCGCGGTCGAGGCCGCGAAGGCGGAGCGCCAGAAGGAGGGCCGTGGCCACGTCCTCATCGGCCACCTCAACCTCAAGGGAGGCACCGGCCGCCTGACGCAGCTCAACAGCCAGGTCACCCTCGTGGAGGACGGCTGGTTCGTGACGGTGGCGGAGGATCTGCGGCGTCCCATCCCCGTGCGCCTGCACGGGTACGAGGCGGTGGACATCGCCCTGAGCAATCAGCCCAACAAGGAGCTGCTCCACCTGGGCGAGGTGTCCCTCAGCCCGGTGCCAGCCGACAAGCTCGGCACCGTGAAGGGCCGGGTGTCGAGCATGGATCCGAAGGCCCGCGTCCAGGTGACCGCCTTCATCAGCCAGGGGGACGTGAACACCCTCGGGAGCAAGGTGAAGGCCGACAACCCCGCCGCGAGGCTGGAGGTGAAGGTCGAGAAGGATGGCAGCTTCCAGCTCGCGGGGCTCTCGCCCTCGCCGGCCCGGTACGAGCTCTGGTTCAAGGCGCCGGGGCTCGTCACCCAGAGCCGGATCATCCTCGCGGACCCGGGCCAGACGGAGAACCTCGGGGAGGTGCGCCTCGAGAAGCCGAACCGGCTGCGCGTCCGGTACATGGTGTCCCCCACGCCTCCACCCTTCCAGAACTCCCAGGTGCAGGAGGCCGTGGTGGAGGGTGGACAGGCCTTCAAGGCCACGCCGACGCTGCAGGGCCCCACCTTCTCCTATCAGCAGCACCCGAAGGGAGGGCGGCTGCGCTTCCCCGTGCAGCCAGCCCGGCTCACGCAGCTCGGCAAGGGCCGGCTCGAGGACTACAGCTCCGTGGATCCCACCAAGGTGAAGTTCGTCTCCCTCTTCGAGGTGGGCTTCGAGCTCGGCCAGCTCTACCTGCTGGATCACCGCGGCGCCAACCAGTGGGTGCTCTTCGTGCTCGAGCCCGACACCGGCAAGCCGTAGTGCCGCCGAGGCGTGCGCTCAGCGCTCGCCTCCGCCCGTGGCCGCACGCCACGCCCGAGCCAGGGCCGAGGCCGCCACGTCCACCTCCTCCGACGTGGTGGCGTGGCCCAGCGTGAGCCGCACCGCGCCCAGCGCCTCCTCCGGCGCAATGCCCATGGCCAGCAGGATGGAGGAGGCCGTCTCTCCGCCCTCGTGGCACGCCGAGCCCGTGGAGGCCGCCACCTCCGGCGCTCCGGCCAGCACCGCGCTCCCTCGCGCTCCAGGGAACCGGACGTTGAGTGTGTTGGGCAGCCGCTGCGTGGGGTGCCCGGTGAGCCGCATGCCGGGCACCTCCGCCTGCAGCCGCCACCAGAGCCGCTCGCGCAGCTCCACCAGCCGCTCGGTGTCCTTGCCCAGCCGGCCGCGCGCCAGCTCGCACGCGGCGCCCAGGCCGACGATGTACGGCACATTCTCCGTGCCCGGCCGCAGCCCGTGCTCCTGTCCGCCGCCGAGCGCGAGCGGCTCGAGCCGCGTCCCCTGTCGCACGTAGAGCGCGCCCACGCCCTTGGGCGCGTACAGCTTGTGTCCCACCACCGTCAGCAGATCCACCCCGAGCCCATCCACGTCCACCGGCACCTTGCCCACCGACTGCGCCGCGTCCGTGTGCACCAGCGCCCCCTGCGCGCGCGCCAGGGCCGCCAGCTCCCTCACCGGCTGCAGCACTCCCGTCTCGTTGTTGGCGTGGATCAGCGTCACCAGCGCCGTGTCCTTGCGAAGCGCGGCGGTGGCCTCGTCCACGCGCACCCGGCCCTCGGCGTCCACGGCCGCGCGAGACACCGCCCAGCCCTGGCGCTCCAGGTGGCGACAGAGCCGCTCCGTGGCGGGGTGCTCGATGGTGGAGGTGAGCACGTGCCGGCGCTCGGGCCGCGCCTGCGCCACCCCGCGGATGGCCAGGTTGTTGGCCTCGGTGCCGCCGGAGGTGAAGAAGATCTCCTCCGCGCGCGCGCCCAGGAGTGCCGCCACCTGGGCCCGCGCCTGGTCCACCGCCTCCCTGGCGCGGCGGCCGTAGGGGTGGGTGCTGGACGGGTTGCCGAACTCGCCGCGCAGGTACGGCAGCATCGCCTCCAGCACCTCGGGCGCCACCGGCGTGGTGGCGTTGTAGTCCAGGTAGATGGGTTGCTCGGAGCTCGGCATGGCGTGGGTGGACGGCGGAGCGGCTAGCGCTCCAGCGTCACTCTGTCTCCCTGAATGGTCAGCTTCACGTCCGCGTGGTTGGGCAGCTTGTCTTCCTCATCGATGATGTTCTGGTTGTCCACCGACACGCGCAACGAGTACGTGCCATCCGCCACGTCCGTCACGTCCAGCCACTGGCATGGCAGGTCCGAGGTGTAGATGTCCGACCAGCCCGGAGAGATGACCAGGTCGTCGTCGAGGATCTCCGCGGGGGCCGCGGCGTCCATGCAGTAGGGGTGGAAGTCGATCAGGTAGAAGCCCTGCTTGCGCCCGGTGGCCGTCACGATGCCCAGCGAGTCGCGCAATTCGTAGCTGGCGAAGCCGATCAGGTGGTCATGCGCATGGCACGAGTCGTACTGGTACAGCGACGGGTCTCTCGACACGCCGGGGATGCGCACCTGCCCGGAGCCGAAGTTGGGAATGGAGACGCTGAAGCGCAGCAGGCGCCGCTCGCCGGTGCCGCTCACGCAGCCCTCGAGCATCTCGCAGGACGTCTCGCTGAAGTGCTTCCGCTCCAGGTAGAGCGAGCGGCCCAGCACGTCGCCATCCACCGTGATGTCCGGCTTGCCGCTGGTGGCCGTGACGCAGTTGCGCTTCTCGGGCAGGAACGGCGCCGTCGTGTCCCTGGGCACCTTGCCTCCGTTGAAGACGACCACCCGCCCCGGCTCCGTGGACTGCGGAAGCGGAGGCATCCCGACGACCAGGTCCTCCAGCCCATCTCCGTCCAGGTCCCCGGCGCGCAGGGGGATGAAGCTCCTCAGGCCCTGCTGCTTCTCCTGGAAGCCGTCCGAAGCGGGCCACGCCCAGGTGGGACGGAGATCCGCGGAGATGCCCTGCTCCGGGGTGTACAGGTACATGCGCCCCAGCGCGGTGATGAGAAACTCGGAGCCCTGGCCGTTCCCATCCAGGTCGCCCATGGGAATCACGTGGCGGCCGAAGCCCGGGAAGACCGGATCGCCGCCCACCGCCCAGGTCGCCACCGCTGACGGCGCCCCCGTGGCGCCCTCCGAGAAGTGCAGCCACATGCGCCCGTCCATGGCGTCACCGATGAAGTACTCCACATGGCCGTCCCCGTTCTGGTCCGGGAAGGTCGCCTGGATGGAGCGCGAGCTCTTCCAGACGGGCTCGGCCGACAGCGGCCCCTCGCAGGTCAGCGCGCTGCCCTGCTTGCAGCCCAGATAGAGGCTCGACTCGCCTTCGTACTCGATGACCAGGTCCGCCGCGCCATCCCCGTTGGTGTCCCGCACCGCAATCGCGGTGAAGGCCGGGAGCGAGCGCGCCAGGGTGAACGGGCCCTCCGCGGCCTGGGGGGTGGAGAGATAGATGGAGGCCATGCCTCCCCGGAGGTTGACGATGTCATCGCGTCCATCGCCGTTCACATCGCTCAGGAAGGCGTTGCTGAAGATGCCGTTGCCCGGCACGCGGAAGGCAGGCTCGGCGAGCATCGCGCCCAGGTCCGCCTTGCCGGTGAAGAGCTGCGCGCCATACAGGCCTCGGACGAGCAGATCCGCGAAGCCGTCTCCGTCCACGTTGCCGACGGCCACCGTCAAGCCGCGGCCGGAGGTGTTGGGGCTCGTGTTCTGCCAGCGAACCTCGGCGGACACGGCCTCCTGCGAGAAGAAGGACTCGGCGCCAGCGTGGATGCCCACGCGGCCCATGCTCCGCGCCGCCAGCGTGCCGCAGCCAGGCAGCGCGGCGACGAGGTCCTTGCGTCCGTCTCCGTTGAAGTCTCCGAGCCCGATGGAGGTGCCGAAGCAGGAGGCTCCGTTCTGGGTGTCCTTCTCCAGGGTCCAGAGCGGCTCCTGGGACAGGAAGGGCCCCTTCTCCTCGGGGGCCGGCGTTGGATCGTCGTCGTCGCAGCCTGTCATGGCCACCAGGGATACGAGGACGAGCGCGCGTCTGAGGTGCATGCGGTGTCTCCGGTTCAGGACTCCGATGAGTCGAGTGCTTCGAAGGTGATCTTCTTCCCCTGGGGGCGGACGAAGTACTTGTGGACCTCGATGCCGGGGTGGGCCTTGCGCAGCTCCTCGGCGGCGGCCTCCAGGTCCTTGAGCTGCTGCTCCGCGACGAAGTCCGCGCCCAGGGCCCCGTGGCGGGACTGGTAGTAGCCACAGCCCGCATGGGCCAGCAGCAGCACCTCCACGATGTGGTGGCCCTGGATGAGGAAGTTCGCCGCGCGCGTCACCATGTCGCTCTCCAGGTAGTCGGCGGACCAGCGGTTGAGCAGCCCGGGGCCGCCCGGCAGGGTGAGCGTGTCGATGCGCTCATGCCCCAGGTGCTGCGCCAGCTCCTCCACGGCATCCGTGAAGCGCCCATCCGAGCAGTACACGGCGAGCACGGTGGGGTGGGTGGCCTCGTAAGGCGTCTTCGCGACGAAGGGCTTGGACATGGGAGGGCGAGCCTAGGCGCGAGTGCCGCTCCGCCCAAGAGGCTGGCTGCCCGCCAGCACGGCTGCCAGCCGGGTGCCGCTGGGTAGGTGCACCGAGCCCCCCTCCGTCTCCACCTTTCCTCCATCGCCTCTATGGACGCCGCCGCCTCCAGCTCTCCCCTGGCCGAAGCCTCCTTCGCCTTCACTCGGGCCGAGAAGGTCTTCACCATGCTGGGCGCGCTGCTGGGGATGCTGCTGGCCGCGCTGGACCAGACCATCGTGGCCACCGCGGGGCCGGCCATCCAGACGGACCTGGCCATCCCCGCCTCGCTCTATCCGTGGCTCACCACCTCGTACCTGGTGGCCTCCACGGTGATGGTGCCGCTGTGGGGCAAGCTGTCGGACGTGTTCGGGCGCAGGACGGTGCTCGTCATCGGCATCCTCATCTTCCTCGCGGGCAGCTTCCTGTGCGGGGTGGCGTGGGGGACGGTGCCGCTCATCCTCTTCCGAGCGGTGCAGGGGCTGGGCAGCGCGGCGCTCTTCACCAGCGCCTTCGCCGTGGTGGCGGACCTGTTCCCACCCTCCGAGCGCGGCAAGTACCAGGGGCTCTTCGGCGGCGTGTTCGGCCTGTCCAGCGTGGTGGGCCCGCTGGTGGGCGGCTTCATCACGGATGGGTTCGGCTGGCACTGGGTCTTCTTCATCAACCTGCCGGTGGGCGTGGTAGCGCTGGCCGTCATCTTCCTGCGCATGCCGTCGCTGCGGCGGCCTCGCACGTCCCGGCCCCGACTGGACCTGGCCGGCGCCGCGTGCCTGGTGCTGGCGGTGGTGCCGCTGCTGCTGGCGCTGAGCCTGGGACGGGGCCACGTGGCGCCCGGCGAGGCGGGCTTCTCGTGGGGCTCGTGGCAGGTGCTGGGCCTGTTCGCCCTGTCCATCGCGGGCGGGGTGGCCTTCGTCATCGTGGAGGGGCGAGCGGATGAGCCCGTGCTCGACTTGCGGCTGTTCCAGGGCAAGACGTTCGCGCTGGGCAACGCGGCGGTGTTCGTCATCGGCTCGGCCTTCCTGTCGGCCGTCACCTTCCTGCCGCTCTTCATGGTGAACGTGGTGGGACTGTCCGCGACGCGCTCGGGGCTCACCATCATGCCGCTGACGCTGGGGGTGGTGGCCGGCAACGTGCTGTCCGGGCAGATCGCCTCGCGGGTGGGGCGCTACAAGGCGCTGATGTTGATATCGCTGGTGGTGCTCACCGCGGCGTTCGCGGTGATGGGCTTCACGCTGTCACCGGACTCCACGCAGGCCTCGGTGACGGCGAAGATGGTGCTCATGGGCCTGGGGCTGGGGCCCTCCATCCCGCTGTACACCCTGGCCATCCAGAACGCGGTGCAGCCCCGGCAGATGGGCGTGGCCACCTCGACGGCGACCTTCTTCCGGCAGCTCGGCTCGACGGTGGGCGTGGCGCTGGCGGGCGTGGTCTTCGCCCACGTGCTCACCACGCAGATGCGCGAGCGCACGGAGCAGGCCTCGCACGGAATGGTCGCGGAGCTGCGCGAGTACCTGCCCGCGGGCGTGGAGGGCGCGGGCGGTGAAGGCATGGCGCCGGGTCAGGCCTTCCACGCCGCCGAGGTGAAGGCGCGGCTGCACGCCACGTTCGAGGCGCGGAGGCAGCAGGCCGGCGCGGAGCCGGAGGCGGTTGCGCGGGTGGACGCGCTGGAGCGCGAGGCGATGGCCGCCGTGGACCGCGTGGACCGCGCGATGAAGGAGGCGTTCACCGAGGCCACCGCGTGGGTGTACCGGCTGGCCATCGTGGTGGCCATCGTGGCGCTGCTGCTGACGGCCCGGCTGCCGGACCGTCCGCTGCGCAAGGGTCCCCTGCCCGCGCCACCGCCCGGGGAGTAGCGCTTCCGCTCAGTGGGTCGAGGACTTCGTGATGCCCGAGGCCGGAGCCTTCGGAGCGGACGGCGGAGCGCCCGGGGGCGGCGCGACCAGCGAGGGCGCCGTGGGCGGGGCAGTCGGCCGAGGCATCGCCGTGGGCATCTCGGCGAACACATAGGCCGCCCAGGCCACCGCCGCCGTGCTCCTGGCCAGCGACTCCGGGTCCACCTTGTCCAAGGTGTCCGCGTGGGTGTGGTGCACGTCGAAGTAGCGGCTGCTGTCCACCTTCACGCCGAAGAAGGGCACCTGCGCGGGCACCAGGGGCAGCAGATCCGCGCCGCCAGCCTCCGCCGACAGGAGCGTCCCGGCGCCCAGCGCCACCAGCGGACTCAGCCACGGCCGCACCAGCTCGGAGGCGCCCTCGCCGGCCCGGAGCGCCACGCCCAGCGGTCGCCCTCCGCCCGCGTCCATCTCCATCGCGGCCACGTGGCGGGGCAGCTCGGCGGCGTGCGCCGCGGCGTAGGCCCGGGCGCCGCGCAGCCCGTTCTCCTCGTTCATGAAGAGCACCACGCGCACCGTGCGCCGCGGCGCGGGCTTCTGCCGGGCAATCAGCCGCGCGGCCTCCATCACCATCACCACGCCGGCCCCGTCGTCGTGCGCGCCCGTGCCCACGTCCCACGAGTCCAGGTGCGCGCCGAGCAGGACGATCTCCTCGGGCTTCTCGCGGCCCTTCACCTCGGCCACGACATTGAAGGAGTCCGCGTCCGGCAGCGTCTTGCACCCGAGCACCACGCGCACCCGGACCGGGCCGCCGCCGGCCAGCAGGCGGTGCAGCAGCTCGGCGCCCTCCACGGTGACGGAGGCCGCGGGGATGGGCGTGACGCCGTCATCGAAGCGGGTCGCCCCGGTGTGCGGCGTCTCCAGCGACGCGGTGGCCAGCGAGCGCACCAGCGCCGCCACGGCCCCGGCCTTGACCGCCTCGGAGGGCCCGCGCCCGCGCAGGCCGGCGAAGCGCCCGTAGTCCTCGGCCTCCTTCATGGAGTGGTTGAAGAAGACGATGCGGCCCTTCACGCGCTCACCCAGCGCGGCCAGCTCCTCGAGCGAGGACACCTCCAGCACCTCGCCGGTGACGCCCTCGGGAGGCGTGGCCCCGCTGGCGCCCAGCGCCATCACCGTGAGCGGGTGGCCGCGGAAGCGCTCGGAGGGGAGCACCTCGGCGCGCTCCTCGCCTCGCACCCAGTGCGGCACCTTCACGGGCTCCAGCCACGC encodes the following:
- a CDS encoding O-antigen ligase family protein; amino-acid sequence: MSPRALRVPGARAAAGFVLFVHLALSPLVFSHATTEHFELNKVALLLLAVLVLAALGAVQVPVRALGRDWLSLGVVLFAGSALASTLGSISRRTSLLGYPDCFAGLPTVLACAGLFFATRAASRHPDTARRLLLAPVFGAALAAAYAVLQLLGLDPMPWTRAASFAEAVRPFSTLSHPNFLGAYLAMTLPLGVVLGARARGLARAPFVLTGLLSVVAIAASLSRAAWAALAVALLVLGVGALRLWGRGTVLRWAVGLGTLLGGLAALLLLLPRHGELPALVSERVRHISDPGARHFIWRAAWNIFLEHPLLGCGLDAFALAFQRHREPAYWLLEWATTPYRAHSDVLHVLATQGLVGLGAVLVLGVGLGRSAMRTWRQAAREDLALVLALLAGLAAFFVQGLVGFTVTATGALFFTFAGVLSGLEPPGAEEQTSVSVAPAPWSSAALALAVFAYNFLGGPWSRRETGPGPFPALLVLVGVMAWMLFGVLRAAPPLTHSTAAFPLSPSRHRWIHVSAWAVALGAVYLLVLRPYRASLAAHEGDLLLPGAPEQAVAAYQRAVALDSQRDLYFVRLGTALQHAAVRASNPTERTRLLSRALESFQRAVSLVPADARHRSDLGAMLTEFAALKLATPAQAYAAFDEALARDPHDATLHVRAANAALRLGDLPTARRHASRAAELYPRFGPPRAQLGYLALTEGQAEEATRLLREALEGDWHGDTAAWVAASGNLATALLALGRTEEARQAASATVVEAPESVDARLVLGRVLEQVGAREEALEQYQRILALQPEHASAREALRRLGVSSDPP
- a CDS encoding cysteine desulfurase family protein, with translation MPSSEQPIYLDYNATTPVAPEVLEAMLPYLRGEFGNPSSTHPYGRRAREAVDQARAQVAALLGARAEEIFFTSGGTEANNLAIRGVAQARPERRHVLTSTIEHPATERLCRHLERQGWAVSRAAVDAEGRVRVDEATAALRKDTALVTLIHANNETGVLQPVRELAALARAQGALVHTDAAQSVGKVPVDVDGLGVDLLTVVGHKLYAPKGVGALYVRQGTRLEPLALGGGQEHGLRPGTENVPYIVGLGAACELARGRLGKDTERLVELRERLWWRLQAEVPGMRLTGHPTQRLPNTLNVRFPGARGSAVLAGAPEVAASTGSACHEGGETASSILLAMGIAPEEALGAVRLTLGHATTSEEVDVAASALARAWRAATGGGER
- a CDS encoding lysyl oxidase family protein: MHLRRALVLVSLVAMTGCDDDDPTPAPEEKGPFLSQEPLWTLEKDTQNGASCFGTSIGLGDFNGDGRKDLVAALPGCGTLAARSMGRVGIHAGAESFFSQEAVSAEVRWQNTSPNTSGRGLTVAVGNVDGDGFADLLVRGLYGAQLFTGKADLGAMLAEPAFRVPGNGIFSNAFLSDVNGDGRDDIVNLRGGMASIYLSTPQAAEGPFTLARSLPAFTAIAVRDTNGDGAADLVIEYEGESSLYLGCKQGSALTCEGPLSAEPVWKSSRSIQATFPDQNGDGHVEYFIGDAMDGRMWLHFSEGATGAPSAVATWAVGGDPVFPGFGRHVIPMGDLDGNGQGSEFLITALGRMYLYTPEQGISADLRPTWAWPASDGFQEKQQGLRSFIPLRAGDLDGDGLEDLVVGMPPLPQSTEPGRVVVFNGGKVPRDTTAPFLPEKRNCVTATSGKPDITVDGDVLGRSLYLERKHFSETSCEMLEGCVSGTGERRLLRFSVSIPNFGSGQVRIPGVSRDPSLYQYDSCHAHDHLIGFASYELRDSLGIVTATGRKQGFYLIDFHPYCMDAAAPAEILDDDLVISPGWSDIYTSDLPCQWLDVTDVADGTYSLRVSVDNQNIIDEEDKLPNHADVKLTIQGDRVTLER
- a CDS encoding carbonic anhydrase, whose translation is MSKPFVAKTPYEATHPTVLAVYCSDGRFTDAVEELAQHLGHERIDTLTLPGGPGLLNRWSADYLESDMVTRAANFLIQGHHIVEVLLLAHAGCGYYQSRHGALGADFVAEQQLKDLEAAAEELRKAHPGIEVHKYFVRPQGKKITFEALDSSES
- a CDS encoding MDR family MFS transporter, which codes for MDAAASSSPLAEASFAFTRAEKVFTMLGALLGMLLAALDQTIVATAGPAIQTDLAIPASLYPWLTTSYLVASTVMVPLWGKLSDVFGRRTVLVIGILIFLAGSFLCGVAWGTVPLILFRAVQGLGSAALFTSAFAVVADLFPPSERGKYQGLFGGVFGLSSVVGPLVGGFITDGFGWHWVFFINLPVGVVALAVIFLRMPSLRRPRTSRPRLDLAGAACLVLAVVPLLLALSLGRGHVAPGEAGFSWGSWQVLGLFALSIAGGVAFVIVEGRADEPVLDLRLFQGKTFALGNAAVFVIGSAFLSAVTFLPLFMVNVVGLSATRSGLTIMPLTLGVVAGNVLSGQIASRVGRYKALMLISLVVLTAAFAVMGFTLSPDSTQASVTAKMVLMGLGLGPSIPLYTLAIQNAVQPRQMGVATSTATFFRQLGSTVGVALAGVVFAHVLTTQMRERTEQASHGMVAELREYLPAGVEGAGGEGMAPGQAFHAAEVKARLHATFEARRQQAGAEPEAVARVDALEREAMAAVDRVDRAMKEAFTEATAWVYRLAIVVAIVALLLTARLPDRPLRKGPLPAPPPGE
- a CDS encoding M20/M25/M40 family metallo-hydrolase gives rise to the protein MSATTLVLTPALMLSLLAAPPAPKSGAVSAPPTTTKAAGPTAAQLQVAERLVGPALTEGHAWARLAELTDGIGARLAGSEGAEAAVQWALRSFKADGVKAWLEPVKVPHWVRGEERAEVLPSERFRGHPLTVMALGASGATPPEGVTGEVLEVSSLEELAALGERVKGRIVFFNHSMKEAEDYGRFAGLRGRGPSEAVKAGAVAALVRSLATASLETPHTGATRFDDGVTPIPAASVTVEGAELLHRLLAGGGPVRVRVVLGCKTLPDADSFNVVAEVKGREKPEEIVLLGAHLDSWDVGTGAHDDGAGVVMVMEAARLIARQKPAPRRTVRVVLFMNEENGLRGARAYAAAHAAELPRHVAAMEMDAGGGRPLGVALRAGEGASELVRPWLSPLVALGAGTLLSAEAGGADLLPLVPAQVPFFGVKVDSSRYFDVHHTHADTLDKVDPESLARSTAAVAWAAYVFAEMPTAMPRPTAPPTAPSLVAPPPGAPPSAPKAPASGITKSSTH